One region of Limnospira fusiformis SAG 85.79 genomic DNA includes:
- the trpE gene encoding anthranilate synthase component I, whose translation MIFPDFSQFCQLQARGNFIPVYQEWVADLDTPVSAWYRVCAGQPYSFLLESVEGGEKIGRYSFLGCDPLWTLSARGDRMIQKFRDGQQQDFQGDPFKVLADCLKPYQPVKLPELPPGIGGLFGFWGYELINWIEPRVPIYPLTDDDLPDGLWMQLDSLLIFDQVKRKVWAISYADLRETDPETAYQQACDRVTQLVDKLRSPLSRQSTLLQWTPPDSNKSDDTETSRQYSSNFSRDQFCAAVDRAKDYIRAGDIFQVVISQRLAAQYQGDPFSLYRSLRLINPSPYMAYFNFGDWQMIGSSPEVMVKAEKNIDGKARATVRPIAGTRRRGKNSQEDQHLEQDLLQDPKEIAEHVMLVDLGRNDLGRVCQNGTVMVDQLMVVERYSHVMHIVSNVVGDLADDQTAWDLLKACFPAGTVSGAPKIRAMEIINELEPSRRGPYSGVYGYYDFEGQLNTAITIRTMIVRQGEDGINQVSVQAGAGLVADSQPEKEYEETLNKARGLLEAISCLKTSQS comes from the coding sequence ATGATTTTTCCAGATTTCTCCCAATTCTGCCAACTACAGGCTAGGGGTAACTTCATTCCTGTCTATCAGGAGTGGGTGGCGGACTTGGATACACCAGTTTCGGCGTGGTATCGGGTTTGTGCAGGTCAACCTTACAGCTTCCTGTTGGAGTCAGTCGAAGGTGGGGAGAAAATTGGGCGTTACAGCTTTCTGGGTTGTGATCCTCTGTGGACTTTATCCGCCCGCGGCGATCGCATGATTCAAAAATTTAGGGACGGTCAACAACAAGATTTTCAAGGCGATCCGTTTAAGGTATTAGCTGACTGTCTTAAACCCTATCAACCTGTCAAATTGCCAGAACTACCGCCGGGAATTGGGGGACTGTTCGGGTTTTGGGGTTATGAATTAATCAACTGGATTGAACCACGAGTCCCCATTTATCCCCTTACAGACGATGATTTACCCGATGGCCTATGGATGCAGCTTGATAGTTTACTAATTTTTGACCAGGTGAAGCGCAAGGTTTGGGCTATATCTTATGCTGACCTGCGGGAAACAGACCCAGAAACAGCCTATCAACAGGCTTGCGATCGCGTTACTCAATTGGTAGATAAACTGAGATCTCCCCTATCTCGTCAGAGTACCCTATTACAATGGACTCCCCCCGATAGCAACAAATCTGATGATACCGAAACATCACGCCAATACAGCAGCAATTTCTCCCGCGACCAGTTTTGTGCTGCTGTTGACCGGGCGAAGGACTATATTAGGGCGGGAGATATCTTTCAGGTCGTCATTTCCCAACGCCTGGCGGCACAATACCAAGGCGATCCTTTCTCCTTGTATAGATCCCTGCGTTTAATCAATCCTTCCCCCTATATGGCTTATTTTAACTTTGGGGATTGGCAGATGATTGGATCTAGCCCGGAAGTGATGGTCAAAGCCGAAAAAAACATTGACGGAAAGGCGCGCGCCACCGTTCGCCCCATTGCTGGAACCCGCCGCCGTGGTAAAAACTCCCAGGAGGATCAACACCTAGAGCAAGATTTGCTACAGGACCCCAAAGAAATCGCCGAGCACGTTATGCTAGTAGACCTCGGACGTAATGATTTAGGGCGCGTCTGCCAAAATGGAACCGTAATGGTTGATCAGTTGATGGTCGTCGAACGCTATTCCCATGTTATGCACATTGTTAGTAATGTGGTGGGAGACTTAGCAGATGATCAAACTGCTTGGGATTTATTAAAAGCCTGTTTTCCCGCTGGGACTGTTAGCGGTGCGCCGAAAATTCGGGCTATGGAAATTATTAATGAGTTGGAACCTAGCCGCCGAGGTCCATATTCCGGCGTTTATGGCTATTATGATTTTGAGGGACAACTAAACACGGCTATCACGATCCGCACTATGATTGTCCGTCAGGGGGAAGATGGTATAAATCAAGTTTCTGTACAAGCGGGGGCTGGACTTGTGGCTGACTCCCAACCGGAAAAGGAATATGAGGAAACCCTCAATAAGGCGCGGGGGTTATTGGAAGCCATTAGCTGTCTGAAAACTTCTCAGAGTTAG
- a CDS encoding photosystem I reaction center subunit II PsaD, with amino-acid sequence MVETLTGKAPKFGGSTGGLLTKAQVEEKYAITWTSTKEQVFEMPTGGAAIMNEGENLLYLARKEQCLALGTQLRTKFKPKIEDFKIYRIFPNGEMEYLHPKDGVFPEKVNEGREFNGKIDRKIGDNPNPASVKFSGKATYES; translated from the coding sequence ATGGTAGAAACACTGACAGGAAAAGCTCCCAAATTCGGTGGTAGCACAGGTGGTCTTCTCACCAAAGCCCAAGTTGAGGAGAAATATGCCATTACCTGGACCAGCACCAAAGAACAGGTGTTTGAAATGCCCACAGGTGGCGCAGCTATTATGAACGAGGGAGAAAACTTGCTCTATCTGGCTCGCAAAGAGCAGTGTCTCGCCTTGGGAACCCAACTGCGGACTAAATTCAAGCCGAAAATCGAGGATTTCAAAATCTATCGGATTTTCCCCAATGGCGAAATGGAATATCTCCACCCCAAAGATGGCGTTTTCCCTGAGAAAGTTAACGAAGGTCGGGAGTTCAACGGAAAAATCGATCGCAAGATTGGTGACAACCCCAACCCAGCTAGTGTCAAATTCAGCGGTAAAGCCACCTACGAGTCTTAG
- a CDS encoding YdcF family protein, translated as MSKPQNTPRLIRQGARRRVKILLIAACALMLFMSLGLVNHLLIMRSSAREPVDTFLVLGGSIRREIYVSQLATEYPQIPIIISKGSDDPCIVKLFERNKAPSQGVWLEKCANSTFGNYMFSQPLLTQWGARHVKILTSDTHLPRAQWMAKIMLGAHGIWPEMELVEESGIPGNTESLIKTILDLSRAILWAFFSQIWQPSCSDIVHLPEVDMASWCVNGFTCEYQGGVDPESLCN; from the coding sequence ATGAGTAAGCCTCAGAACACCCCCAGGTTGATTAGACAAGGCGCGCGCCGCCGAGTCAAAATTTTGCTCATAGCAGCGTGCGCCTTAATGTTATTCATGAGTCTAGGACTGGTCAATCACCTGTTAATAATGCGATCGTCCGCTAGAGAACCCGTTGATACCTTCTTAGTATTGGGGGGAAGTATCCGCCGAGAAATCTATGTTTCCCAACTAGCCACAGAATATCCACAAATCCCCATTATCATTTCTAAAGGTTCCGACGATCCCTGCATTGTCAAGCTATTTGAGCGCAACAAAGCCCCCAGCCAAGGAGTTTGGTTAGAAAAATGTGCCAACTCCACCTTCGGGAATTATATGTTTAGTCAACCCTTACTCACCCAATGGGGTGCGCGCCATGTAAAAATCCTCACCTCAGATACCCACCTTCCCAGGGCCCAATGGATGGCTAAAATCATGTTAGGAGCCCATGGGATTTGGCCTGAAATGGAATTAGTAGAAGAATCCGGGATACCCGGGAACACAGAATCTCTGATCAAAACCATATTAGACCTCAGCAGAGCCATACTTTGGGCTTTTTTTAGCCAGATCTGGCAACCGAGTTGTTCTGATATTGTTCACCTTCCAGAAGTCGATATGGCTTCCTGGTGTGTAAATGGTTTTACCTGCGAGTATCAGGGGGGAGTTGATCCCGAATCCCTATGCAATTAG
- a CDS encoding calcium-binding protein has translation MEDLILNLTNTETPSTPSTPVPPRVSTDEIDTLFGGPGNNVFLLQNHFDQLPPLSPATTQIGTNNDDELFGTNGNDVILGRGGNDTIYGFMGDDFIDGQGGDDLIYGGQGNDILSGAEGRDTIFGDIGDDIIYGGADDDLLFGNQGNDTIYGDGGNDTIYGGQGDDYLVGGSGNDLLFGDQGNDTLVGISRAGRGYTLIGDFDPEKDTVMLRGRRENHELVPSQELSVATNVSLPEGTAIIQTTLDGTQQLLAVIQDNFFLDIDASYFDFL, from the coding sequence ATGGAAGACCTAATTCTAAATCTAACCAATACCGAAACCCCGTCAACCCCGTCAACCCCTGTACCTCCCCGTGTATCGACAGATGAGATAGATACCTTATTTGGTGGTCCTGGCAATAATGTTTTCCTGCTTCAGAATCATTTTGATCAATTGCCTCCCCTGAGTCCAGCCACGACTCAAATTGGTACTAACAATGACGATGAGTTATTTGGAACCAATGGGAATGATGTCATCCTAGGTCGCGGCGGTAATGATACCATTTACGGATTTATGGGTGATGATTTCATAGATGGTCAAGGGGGAGATGACCTGATTTATGGCGGTCAGGGTAATGATATCTTATCAGGGGCTGAAGGTAGAGATACCATATTCGGCGATATCGGTGATGATATCATTTACGGTGGCGCAGATGACGACCTGTTATTTGGCAACCAGGGCAATGATACAATTTATGGTGACGGCGGTAATGATACCATCTATGGCGGTCAGGGAGACGACTACCTAGTAGGCGGTAGTGGTAATGATCTGTTATTTGGTGACCAAGGAAATGATACCCTAGTGGGAATAAGTCGCGCCGGAAGAGGTTACACCCTGATCGGTGATTTTGACCCAGAGAAAGATACGGTGATGTTACGGGGACGCAGAGAAAATCATGAATTAGTTCCATCCCAGGAGCTATCTGTTGCTACCAATGTTAGTCTACCAGAAGGAACGGCAATTATTCAGACCACCCTAGATGGTACTCAGCAACTGTTAGCCGTTATTCAGGATAATTTCTTTTTGGATATTGACGCGAGTTATTTCGACTTCTTATGA
- a CDS encoding class I SAM-dependent methyltransferase, with translation MNYTISGAEMPAIKTFVNHQVKFPDRFNSTIDNQDEMYLFALQNQGSPERAIIRYYSNGIRIFDAVKQVVDWHFGSFHKISAFLDFASGYGRSTRFFVQEIPSDKVWISDIYAEGVKFQVEQFGVNGIVSTSQPKDYLCSQSFDVILACSFFSHLPKATFSQWLKVLYDLLNPNGLLLFSVHDRSLLPSHLMIDDSELLFCLNSESRTLDLGEYGTSYVGENFVANTIADISDHQAVYHRIPQGICRYQDLYILAKNPTMTWENFRYYHHPIGKIEHCHLTADGVLELGGWVSEINPGGQVSEILVYLNTLLVYRQTITCSDNYDHQWHFSLKLDQVNLDDIILVKTINNFGLEWVFDCAPLEFWLRGN, from the coding sequence ATGAATTATACCATATCCGGTGCTGAAATGCCAGCCATTAAAACATTTGTTAACCATCAAGTTAAGTTTCCTGATCGCTTTAATTCAACCATTGACAATCAGGATGAGATGTATTTATTCGCCCTCCAAAATCAAGGCAGCCCTGAACGCGCTATAATTCGTTACTATAGCAATGGCATTCGCATTTTTGATGCCGTCAAACAAGTCGTTGATTGGCATTTTGGCAGCTTTCATAAAATCAGTGCCTTTTTAGACTTTGCTAGTGGCTATGGTCGCTCTACCAGGTTTTTTGTGCAAGAAATACCCTCAGATAAAGTCTGGATTTCTGATATTTATGCCGAGGGGGTAAAGTTTCAGGTTGAACAATTTGGCGTTAATGGTATTGTGTCTACCTCTCAGCCAAAAGACTATCTTTGTAGTCAGAGTTTTGATGTGATTTTGGCTTGTTCCTTTTTTAGCCATCTCCCTAAAGCTACCTTTTCCCAATGGTTAAAGGTGTTATATGACTTACTTAATCCCAACGGTTTATTATTATTTAGCGTCCATGATCGCAGTTTATTACCATCTCATTTAATGATTGATGATTCCGAGTTATTATTTTGTCTGAATAGTGAAAGCAGAACTTTGGACTTGGGGGAATATGGAACCAGTTATGTCGGCGAAAATTTTGTCGCTAATACCATTGCTGATATTTCCGACCATCAGGCTGTTTATCATCGCATACCGCAGGGAATTTGTCGGTATCAAGACCTATATATTTTGGCGAAAAATCCGACCATGACTTGGGAGAATTTTCGATATTATCATCATCCTATAGGAAAAATTGAACATTGTCATCTTACCGCTGATGGGGTTTTGGAATTGGGGGGTTGGGTTTCCGAAATTAACCCTGGTGGTCAGGTTTCCGAAATTTTGGTTTATCTAAATACTCTCTTAGTTTATCGGCAAACAATTACCTGCTCAGATAATTATGACCACCAATGGCATTTTAGCTTAAAGTTAGATCAGGTTAATTTGGACGATATTATTTTAGTCAAAACTATTAATAATTTTGGCTTAGAATGGGTGTTTGATTGTGCGCCACTGGAGTTTTGGTTGAGGGGTAACTAA
- a CDS encoding DUF3110 domain-containing protein, translated as MKVYVLLFNAGTDNEGIHTIQMGDRNKVLMFEEEDDAIRFGGLLEAQDFPSPCIEGIDDDEIKEFCRSVDYDWELIPSGALAIPPENNVEELEWEKQGKTQDERDSEESSEFPSDELDSIRRRLEGLL; from the coding sequence ATGAAAGTCTATGTCTTGCTGTTCAATGCCGGGACTGATAATGAGGGAATCCATACAATTCAGATGGGCGATCGCAATAAGGTGTTAATGTTTGAGGAGGAAGACGATGCCATCCGCTTTGGTGGTTTGTTGGAAGCCCAAGATTTCCCCAGTCCCTGTATTGAGGGAATTGATGATGATGAAATCAAAGAATTCTGTCGCAGTGTAGATTATGATTGGGAGCTGATTCCGTCTGGGGCTTTAGCGATTCCTCCAGAAAATAATGTGGAGGAGTTGGAGTGGGAAAAGCAAGGCAAAACCCAAGACGAAAGGGACTCAGAGGAATCTTCAGAATTCCCATCAGACGAACTCGACAGCATTCGCCGTCGCCTAGAAGGTTTACTTTAG
- the murQ gene encoding N-acetylmuramic acid 6-phosphate etherase yields the protein MTNLETRGHLLTEQANASSENLDRLTSLELVDLFNREDVRTLLAIAHARESLALAIDITTQSLKKGGRLFYVGAGTSGRLGVLDAAECPPTFCSPPELVQGIIAGGAGALIRSSEELEDRATDGEKAIAHRQITELDVVLGITAGGTTPYVHGALQAAKSRGAKTIFMACVPREQVTFDADVDIRLLVGPEILAGSTRLKAGTVTKMALNIISTSVMVRLGKVYGNRMVDVAVTNNKLRDRAMRILIDLTGMTRSQAAELLERSNKSVKLALLMYWTDLDASGGIQLLDECQGQLRDAVLKHQKTIKNN from the coding sequence ATGACTAATTTGGAAACGCGGGGCCATTTATTGACGGAACAGGCTAATGCGAGTAGCGAAAACCTCGATCGCCTGACTTCCCTAGAATTGGTGGATTTGTTCAACCGCGAGGATGTCAGAACTTTACTGGCGATCGCCCATGCCCGCGAATCCCTGGCCCTAGCCATCGACATAACTACACAATCCCTAAAAAAAGGGGGGAGGTTATTTTACGTCGGGGCGGGTACGAGTGGCCGTTTAGGGGTGTTAGATGCGGCTGAATGTCCGCCCACCTTCTGTAGTCCCCCGGAACTGGTACAGGGGATTATTGCGGGGGGCGCAGGGGCATTAATTCGTAGTTCGGAAGAATTAGAAGATAGGGCGACAGATGGGGAAAAAGCGATCGCCCACCGCCAAATCACGGAGTTAGATGTCGTCCTAGGAATTACGGCTGGCGGCACAACTCCCTATGTTCATGGGGCGCTACAAGCAGCGAAAAGTCGAGGGGCAAAAACGATATTTATGGCTTGTGTTCCCAGGGAACAAGTGACGTTTGATGCTGATGTAGATATCCGCCTTTTAGTAGGTCCAGAAATCCTGGCGGGTTCGACTCGTCTGAAAGCGGGAACTGTCACCAAAATGGCATTAAATATCATCTCAACCAGTGTGATGGTGAGGCTAGGAAAAGTCTACGGTAATCGCATGGTTGATGTGGCGGTGACGAATAATAAATTACGCGATCGGGCGATGCGTATTTTAATTGATTTAACAGGTATGACTCGCTCACAAGCGGCAGAATTATTAGAACGCAGTAATAAATCGGTGAAATTAGCCCTATTAATGTATTGGACTGATTTAGATGCGTCAGGGGGAATTCAACTGCTTGATGAATGTCAAGGACAATTGAGAGATGCGGTGTTAAAGCATCAAAAAACCATCAAAAATAATTAG
- a CDS encoding urease accessory protein UreD: protein MSDFNRSEWHGILNLKYSQNNGITQVVNKYTIAPYKIQRPFYPPGEEICQSVALHTAGGMVGGDRLSQNLHLQADTKVLLTTAAASRVYRSTGKTASQNVKIKLEKGAYLEYLPRETIIFNGAIYRQDLRVELAPEATWLGWEITRFGRSARGEKFMEGEWRSHTEIWQNEKPLWIDRQWLPGGETILESPHGLGGWPVVATLTWVGEPVSKETLNHVRMLWGEHQREGEAGATQLLSGLLCRYRGPSSQEAIAWFTEIWQLLRPNLSGKNITKPRVWNV, encoded by the coding sequence ATGAGTGACTTTAACCGGTCGGAATGGCATGGTATTCTTAACCTGAAATATTCCCAAAATAATGGGATTACCCAAGTAGTTAATAAGTATACGATCGCGCCCTATAAAATCCAACGCCCTTTTTATCCGCCAGGGGAGGAAATTTGCCAGAGTGTAGCATTACATACAGCGGGGGGAATGGTGGGGGGCGATCGCCTATCGCAGAACCTGCATTTACAAGCGGATACGAAAGTTTTATTAACTACGGCGGCGGCGAGTAGAGTTTATCGTAGCACGGGAAAAACTGCCAGCCAAAATGTTAAGATTAAACTAGAAAAAGGCGCTTATTTAGAATATCTGCCCCGAGAAACCATCATTTTTAATGGTGCTATTTATCGTCAAGATTTACGGGTAGAATTAGCCCCAGAAGCGACCTGGTTAGGATGGGAAATTACCCGGTTTGGTCGTTCAGCCAGGGGGGAAAAATTTATGGAGGGAGAGTGGCGATCGCACACGGAAATATGGCAAAATGAGAAACCCCTATGGATAGATAGACAATGGCTTCCTGGGGGTGAAACCATTTTAGAGAGTCCCCACGGCTTAGGAGGATGGCCTGTGGTTGCTACCCTCACCTGGGTAGGTGAACCTGTTTCCAAAGAGACCCTAAACCATGTTAGAATGCTGTGGGGTGAACACCAAAGGGAAGGGGAAGCCGGGGCGACTCAACTGTTATCAGGGTTATTGTGTCGTTATCGTGGTCCGTCTAGCCAAGAAGCGATCGCCTGGTTTACTGAAATTTGGCAGTTATTACGCCCCAATTTATCAGGAAAAAACATCACCAAACCGCGAGTTTGGAATGTTTAA
- the ureA gene encoding urease subunit gamma: MQLSPQEKDKLLIFTAALVAERRKARGVKLNYPEAVAYLSAAILEGARDGRTVADLMSYGTTLLTKDDVMEGVAEMVDEVQVEATFPDGTKLVTVHNPIQ; this comes from the coding sequence ATGCAACTATCACCCCAAGAAAAAGATAAACTACTAATTTTTACTGCCGCCTTAGTAGCGGAAAGACGTAAAGCCAGGGGAGTTAAATTAAACTATCCCGAAGCTGTCGCCTACCTATCTGCTGCCATTTTAGAAGGGGCGCGAGATGGTCGAACTGTGGCGGATTTAATGAGTTATGGAACGACTCTATTAACTAAAGATGATGTGATGGAAGGGGTAGCGGAAATGGTGGACGAGGTACAGGTAGAAGCGACGTTTCCCGATGGTACGAAATTGGTAACAGTTCATAATCCCATCCAATAA
- a CDS encoding urease subunit beta, with protein sequence MIPGEIIVKPGEIELNSGRETVKIHVANTGDRPIQVGSHFHFYEVNPALEFARETARGMRLNIPAGTAIRFEPGDNREVELVTVAGSREIYGFNGLINGTLSPEVKREKRKKDKSKKKPK encoded by the coding sequence ATGATTCCCGGAGAAATAATCGTTAAACCAGGAGAAATCGAACTTAATTCGGGTCGCGAAACTGTGAAAATTCATGTAGCTAATACAGGCGATCGCCCCATCCAAGTCGGTTCTCATTTCCACTTTTACGAAGTTAATCCCGCCTTAGAATTTGCCCGAGAAACGGCTAGGGGAATGCGGTTAAATATCCCCGCTGGTACAGCCATCAGATTTGAACCCGGAGATAACCGGGAAGTCGAATTAGTGACTGTAGCCGGAAGTCGTGAAATTTACGGTTTTAATGGGTTAATTAATGGCACATTATCACCCGAAGTTAAGCGGGAAAAACGCAAAAAAGATAAGTCTAAAAAAAAGCCTAAGTAA
- the ureC gene encoding urease subunit alpha codes for MSYRMDRQAYAETFGPTVGDRIRLADTELFIEVERDLTTYGDEVKFGGGKVIRDGMGQSPISREDGAVDVVITNALILDWWGIIKADVGIKDGKICKIGKAGNPYIQDNVDIIIGPSTEAIAGEGKILTAGGIDSHIHFICPQQIETAIASGITTMLGGGTGPATGTNATTCTPGPWNIHRMLQAAEAFPMNLGFLGKGNSAQPQGLVEQVMAGAMGLKLHEDWGTTPAAIDVCLTVADKYDIQVAIHTDTLNEAGFVENTIAAFKDRVIHTYHTEGAGGGHAPDIIKVCSYKNVLPSSTNPTRPYTANTLEEHLDMLMVCHHLDRHIPEDVAFAESRIRRETIAAEDILHDLGAFSMIASDSQAMGRVGETIIRTWQTAHKMKVQRGLLPSPENAAETHDNFRAKRYIAKYTINPAIAHGINDYVGSVEEGKLADLCLWKPAFFGVKPEIVIKGGAIAWSQMGDPNASIPTPQPIYMRPMFASFGGAISATSLTFVSQASLEGKTMQKLGLKKATVPVSNTRHLSKLDMKLNDSLPQIEVDPETYEVTADGELLTCEPATVLPMAQRYFLF; via the coding sequence ATGAGTTATCGCATGGATAGACAAGCCTACGCGGAAACCTTCGGACCGACGGTAGGCGATCGCATTCGATTAGCCGATACAGAACTATTTATAGAAGTTGAAAGAGACTTAACTACCTACGGAGATGAGGTCAAATTTGGGGGTGGTAAAGTAATTAGGGATGGTATGGGACAATCTCCCATTTCCAGGGAAGATGGCGCGGTTGATGTGGTAATTACTAACGCCCTAATTTTAGACTGGTGGGGAATTATTAAAGCTGATGTGGGTATTAAAGACGGTAAAATCTGCAAAATTGGTAAAGCGGGAAATCCCTATATTCAAGACAACGTTGATATTATTATTGGTCCGTCTACAGAGGCGATTGCTGGAGAAGGTAAAATCCTAACTGCTGGCGGAATTGATAGCCATATTCACTTTATTTGTCCCCAGCAAATTGAAACAGCGATCGCCTCTGGAATTACCACCATGTTAGGGGGTGGGACTGGACCCGCCACCGGAACTAATGCCACCACCTGTACTCCCGGACCATGGAATATTCATAGAATGCTACAGGCGGCGGAAGCCTTCCCGATGAATTTAGGATTTTTAGGGAAGGGAAACAGCGCCCAACCCCAGGGCTTAGTTGAACAGGTAATGGCGGGCGCAATGGGTTTAAAACTTCATGAAGATTGGGGAACTACACCAGCGGCGATCGATGTTTGTTTAACAGTTGCGGATAAATATGATATTCAAGTAGCTATTCACACAGATACCCTGAATGAGGCGGGCTTTGTAGAGAATACCATAGCCGCGTTTAAAGACCGGGTAATTCACACCTACCACACGGAAGGCGCGGGGGGTGGTCATGCGCCAGATATCATCAAAGTTTGTAGTTATAAAAATGTCCTGCCTTCCTCGACGAACCCCACCCGTCCTTATACTGCAAATACCCTAGAAGAACATTTAGATATGTTGATGGTTTGTCACCATCTCGATCGCCATATTCCCGAAGATGTCGCCTTTGCCGAGTCCCGCATACGTCGGGAAACGATCGCCGCCGAAGATATCCTTCACGACCTAGGCGCATTTAGTATGATAGCCTCGGACTCCCAAGCTATGGGAAGGGTAGGAGAAACCATTATCCGCACTTGGCAAACCGCCCATAAAATGAAGGTACAAAGGGGGTTATTACCATCCCCAGAAAATGCGGCAGAAACCCATGATAATTTCCGGGCTAAACGCTACATTGCTAAGTATACCATTAATCCTGCTATTGCCCATGGAATTAATGATTATGTCGGTTCGGTTGAAGAGGGTAAATTAGCAGATTTATGTCTATGGAAACCGGCATTTTTTGGAGTTAAACCGGAAATCGTGATTAAAGGGGGGGCGATCGCCTGGTCACAAATGGGAGACCCCAACGCCAGTATTCCCACACCCCAACCCATTTATATGCGTCCGATGTTTGCTAGTTTTGGAGGCGCGATATCTGCCACATCCTTAACCTTTGTTTCCCAGGCTTCTTTAGAGGGTAAAACTATGCAAAAACTGGGTTTAAAAAAAGCAACAGTTCCCGTATCTAATACCCGCCATTTGAGCAAATTAGACATGAAATTAAACGATAGTTTACCCCAGATCGAAGTAGATCCAGAAACCTACGAAGTCACGGCAGACGGGGAACTACTAACCTGTGAACCCGCCACAGTTTTACCCATGGCGCAGCGCTATTTCTTATTCTAA
- a CDS encoding diguanylate cyclase, with product MEESFNQEILRAQRQQHPIGVIMLDIDHFKQFNDTFGHDAGDYVLQVVAEVLKNSVRGSDIACRYGGEEMTLIMPELSLPAICDRAEAIRTAISQLHLNHNGQNLNTLTASIGVACFPQHGTTPMAVIKAADGALYRAKANGRNCAIVATLS from the coding sequence TTGGAAGAATCCTTTAATCAAGAGATTCTCCGCGCCCAACGTCAACAGCACCCCATTGGTGTGATCATGCTAGATATAGACCATTTTAAGCAGTTTAACGACACCTTTGGTCATGATGCAGGGGATTATGTCTTACAGGTGGTTGCTGAAGTATTGAAAAACAGTGTGCGCGGTTCAGATATTGCTTGTCGCTATGGCGGCGAGGAAATGACTCTAATTATGCCAGAATTGTCTTTACCCGCTATCTGCGATCGGGCTGAAGCTATCCGCACTGCTATTAGCCAACTCCATCTCAACCATAACGGTCAAAATTTAAACACCCTCACCGCCTCTATAGGAGTTGCTTGTTTTCCTCAACATGGAACTACCCCAATGGCTGTAATCAAGGCGGCTGATGGGGCTTTATATCGCGCTAAGGCTAACGGACGTAACTGTGCGATCGTTGCCACCTTATCTTAA